From a single Lolium rigidum isolate FL_2022 chromosome 7, APGP_CSIRO_Lrig_0.1, whole genome shotgun sequence genomic region:
- the LOC124675609 gene encoding FCS-Like Zinc finger 2-like — protein sequence MEVYGDLEAGCLSHSVSPVKPASSPRKPGRLFCDPCDDADELLGHHHYLDICFSCRKLLAGNRDIFMYRGDMPFCSEECRQEQIEIDEASEKRSKQTGRAEEQQRQRQQQKQSPQRIPVWAW from the exons ATGGAAGTCTACGGCGACCTCGAAGCCGGCTGCCTCAGCCACTCCGTCTCGCCCGTGAAGCCGGCATCCTCGCCGCGGAAGCCTGGCCGCCTATTCTGCGACCCCTgcgacgacgccgacgagctcCTCGGCCACCACCACTACCTGGACATCTGCTTCAGCTGCCGGAAGCTCCTCGCCGGGAACAGAGACATCTTCATGTACAG AGGCGACATGCCCTTCTGTAGCGAGGAGTGCAGGCAGGAGCAGATCGAGATCGACGAGGCGAGCGAGAAGCGGTCGAAGCagacggggcgggcggaggagcagcagcggcagcgaCAGCAGCAGAAGCAGAGCCCCCAGAGGATCCCGGTGTGGGCGTGGTAG